The following coding sequences lie in one Nycticebus coucang isolate mNycCou1 chromosome 20, mNycCou1.pri, whole genome shotgun sequence genomic window:
- the LOC128572334 gene encoding alpha-ketoglutarate dehydrogenase component 4-like, translated as MMGSKMASASRVIQVVKPHTPLIRFSDRIDDPKSNVSKALRSAGLPSHYSAISQHSKGNKSPDLLMYQGPPDTAEIKNITQKNRRGRHLKLVSQEEIEYIQHGGPE; from the exons ATGATGGGCAGCAAGATGGCGTCTGCCAGCAGGGTCATCCAGGTAGTCAAGCCACATACTCCATTAATACGATTTTCTGACAGAATAGATGATCCTAAATCCAATGTATCGAAAGCTTTGAGATCGGCAGGGCTACCGTCTCATTATTCTGCAATTTCCCAGCATTCTAAGGGAAATAAATCACCAGATTTGCTGATGTATCAGGGTCCACCAGACActgcagaaataaaaaacattactcagaaaaacagaagggggcggcacct gaaacttGTGTCTCAAGAAGAAATTGAATATATTCAACATGGAGGTCCAGAGTAA